CCGTACTTTAAAACGTAAAGTTCCAAAAGAAAACGGTATTCATACTGCAACTTGGTATATGACAGAAAAAGGTGTACCAAGAGCTTCAAGAAGAATCAGAAAATCTAAATCTGAACCTTCTGGTGTAAGTGTAAAACCAGGTACTTATAAAGTGAAACTTACTTTCGGAGATCAAACATCAGAGCAAAATATTACTGTAAAATATGATCCTAGACTTACAATTTCTAATGAAGCTATAAATCAAAAATATAATACTTCAAAAGAATTAGAGAAACATCAAGAAGTGATGGTAAATGCTGTTAAGCAATTAGTTGAAAGTAAAAAAATCGCTGAAGGATATAAAAAAGAATTATCTACAAAAGATAAAAAGAAGTATAAAGATCAAATAAAAGCTTCTAAAGACATTATTAAGAAAATTGATACAATACTTACAGTTTACTTAGGTAAAGTTGATAAACGCCAAGGTATTGTAAGAAGTCCAGAACCAAATGTGAGTAATCGTTTAGGAACTGCAAGTTGGTATATCAATAGTAGATTTGGTAATCAAACAGCAACTGAAACACGTTTAATCAATCAATTTAAAACGTCTTTAAAAGAAGCATTAGGGCAAACAAATGCTTTCTTTAATAAAGATTGGCCAGCTTACAAAGGAGAGGTTGAAAAAATTACAATTTCACCATTTAAAGAGACAAAGATTTTTCAATTGAATTAATCCGTAACTTATTGACGACTAGATCGTCTTATTAGAAATCAAAAATATCTAAAAATGAAAAACACAATCTTATGCTCTTTCCTTGTGGGTCTCTGCCTCGTTTCCTGTAAAGAAAGTAAAAAAGAAGAATTAGATTCTTCTAAAGAAATCAAACAGTATTCCATCAAACAAATGATGGATAATGAAAGTGTTTTTGGTGGTAGTTTCTCATCTGACAATTCAAAATTATTAGTTACTAGTAATAAATCTGGTATCTATAATATGTATACTGTCAGCACCAAAGATGGAACTTATACTCCAATTACAAAATCAGACAGTTCTTCTGTTTATGCTACATCTTACTTCCCTAAAGATGATAGGATGTTATTTAGAATGGATGATAATGGAGATGAAATTTATCATATCTACAAACGTGATTTAGATGGAACCATTACTGAACTTACTCCAGGAAAAGGTGTGAGATCAAGTTTTTACGGATGGTCGAAAGATGAGAAAAGTTTCTTTTATGCTTCAAACAAAAGAGATAGTAAGTACATGGACATTTATGAAATGGACTTAGAAACATTCACTTCTAAAATGATTTATGAAAATAAAGAAGGATATGATGTTTCTGCAATCTCAAACAACAAGAAGTTATTTGCATTAAATAAAACAGTAAACACAAATGATAGTGATTTATTCCTTTATGATGTAACTACTAAAGAAACCGTAAAAATCAATGGAACTTTAAGTGGTAACTCTGCGGAAGATTTTTCTAATGATGATAAGTTCTTTTATTACACTACTGATGCAAATGGAGAATTTACAACGTTAATGAAATATGATATCCAAACAAAAGAATCAACAGAAGTCTTAAAAAAGGATTGGGATATTAGCGGAAGTTATTTTACTAATAAAGGAAAATATCGAGTAACGTATATCAATGAAGATGCAAAAAATGTAATTGAAGTACAAGATGTTGCTACAGGTAAGAATATTGAATTACCAAGTGTGGATGGAAAAAGCATTACAAGTGTAGGTTTTTCTAGAGACGAATCTATGATGCGTTTTTATGCTGGAGGATCAAATTCACCTTCAAATCTTTATGTTTATGATTTAAAAACTAAGGATCAAAAACAATTAACCGATGTTTTAAATGATGAAATTAACGGAGATGATTTAGTAAGCGCTAAAGTTATCCGTTATCCTTCTTTTGATGGTGTAACCATTCCTGCTATTTACTATTTACCACATCAAGCTTCTGCAGAAAATAAAGTTCCTGCATTAGTTTGGGTTCACGGAGGACCAGGAGGACAATCTCGTCAAAATTTTAGTTCTAGAATTCAATATTTAGTTAATCACGGATATGCTGTTTTAGCTGTAAATAATCGCGGAAGTAGCGGTTACGGAAAGACATTCTATAAAATGGACGATAAGAATCATGGTGAAAAAGATTTACAAGACTGTGTAGAAGGTAAAAACTGGTTAGCAAAACAAGCTGAAATTGATCCAGAAAAAATTGGAATTCTTGGAGGCTCATATGGTGGTTATATGACTATGGCTGCTCTTACTTACACTCCAGAAGAATTTGCAGTTGGAGTCAATATTTTTGGAGTAACGAATTGGATGCGTACTTTAAAAAGTATTCCACCATGGTGGGAATCATTCAGGGAAGCTTTATACAAAGAATTAGGAGATCCACATTCGGCCGATTCAGTTCGATTAAAAAGAATCTCTCCCCTATTCCATACAGATAAAGTTACTAAACCACTAATGGTATTACAAGGAGCTAAAGATCCTAGAGTTTTACAAGTTGAGTCTGATGAAATCGTAGCTGGAGTTAAGAAAAACGGTGTTCCTGTGGAATACGTATTATTCGAAGATGAAGGTCATGGTTTCGCTAAAAAAGAAAATCAAATTGAAGCTAACAGTAGAATTTTAAAATTCTTAGATCAATATCTTAAAAAGAAAGAGCCAATCGAGAAGTCGGCTTTATAAATTAAATCAATAAAAAAATAGAATCTCTAGTTTATTAAATTGGAGATTCTATTTTTGTTTTATAACATATTCAAAATGAAGAGAAGATTATTAGCACTTTTAGCATTATTTGTTTTTTGTCAAATAAATGCACAACAAAATCCTGAAAAAGAATTAGGGATTTGGTACATGTACAATGGTTCACACAAAATATCTGATAAGTTCAGTATAAAATCTATGGCTCATTTTAGATTTTTTGAAATTGGAGAAGATATGCAACAATACATTTTACGTTTTGGATTGAATTATAAAATTGATAACACATTAAGTGCTACACTAGGATATGCATTTCTAGATACTGATACTACATTTGGATTAGATGGAGGAACATTTGGAGATCATCGTATTTATGAAGATTTACTAGCTAACCATAAAATCTCGAAACTAAGTTTTGCGCATAGATTACGTGCAGAACATCGTTTTTTCAACTCTCAAACTGGTCATTTATTAAGATATCAATTAGGTTTAAGTTATCCGATTGCAGAAAAATGGTCAACTTATATTTATGATGAAGTCTTCTTCGATTTTGATGGTGGAGATGCTTATAATCAAAATTGGTTTGGACTAGGTTTTAAGTACCAACTTTCTAAAGTTGCAAAATTACAATTGGGTTATATGAGTATTAATATAAATAATCAGAACTTAGATAGAATTCAATTGGGTATTGCTATTAGTACGGATCATAGAAAAAAGAAGAAATAAAAATTTTGATACCTTAGCAAAAACTTAACAACTAATGGAAAATCAACCTTTCTTTTCTAATGACGCTATTGTCTTTGGTATCTTAATGATTTCACTTGGATTTGTATTTTATACTGAAAGTATAAAAAAAGGATTCTGGTTAAAATTCTACAAAATTGTACCTGGATTATTAATGTGTTATTTAATCCCTGCAATATTTAATTCTTTAGGAATTATTTCAGCAGACACTTCTAAAACTTATTACATCGCTAGTAGATTTTTATTACCTGCCTCATTGGTTTTGATGACTTTGAGTATTGATTTAAAAGCTATTTTTAATCTTGGTCCTAAAGCCTTAATTATGTTCTTTACTGGAACTTTAGGAATTGTAATTGGTGGTCCAATCGCAATATTACTAATATCATTAGTTTCTCCTGAAACAGTTGGAGGTGTAGGTTTTGACGCAGTATGGAGAGGATTATCAACTCTTGCCGGAAGTTGGATTGGTGGTGGAGCAAATCAAGCTGCTATGTTAGAGATTTATCAATATAATCCGGAAAAATATGGAGGAATGGTGTTGGTTGATATTGTTGTAGCAAATATTTGGATGGCGTTACTTTTAATTGGTATTGGTAAATCAGATAAAATTGATAACTGGTTAAAAGCGGATAATTCTGCAATTGAAGAATTAAAAAGAAAAGTGAGTTCATTTACCGAGAAAGTTTCTAGAAATCCATCTTTAACGGATTTAATGATTCTTCTAGCTTTAGCTTTTGGTGCTGTTGGAATTGCGCATTGGGGAGCCGAATCTATTTCATCATTTCTAACCGAAAATGTAAGTGCTGTAGCCGATAAAAGTTCAGCATTATCATCATTCTCTTCAAAATTCTTTTGGATGATTACTATTGCCACAGCAATTGGAATAGGACTTTCATTTACGAAAGCTAAAAATTATGAAGGTGCAGGAGCTAGTAAATTAGGTAGTGTATTCATATATGTATTGGTAGCAACGATTGGGATGAAAATGGATTTATCTAAAATTATTGAGAACCCAGGTTTAATTGCTATCGGTTTAGTTTGGATGGCTATTCATGCTGGTTTATTAATATTAGTAGCAAAACTTATTCGTGCTCCATATTTTTTCTTAGCTGTTGGTAGTCAAGCAAACGTTGGTGGTGCTGCGAGTGCACCTGTTGTTGCAGCTGCATTTCACCCATCATTAGCAACTGTAGGAGTTTTATTAGCTGTTTTCGGTTATGTTGTAGGAACATATGGTGCTATTTTGTGTACAATTTTAATGGAAATAGCCTCAAAAGTTGTCTAGAATTCTGCATATTTGCAATCGAAAATTTTAAATATATATGAGAAATATTATCGCATTATTACTTGTTTCGTTAATCGCTTTTTCTTGTTCATCAGAGAAAAAAATGGGAAACATGGTAGTAACAGGACAAATTAAAGGTCTTAAAAAGGGTACTTTATATCTTCAAAAAATGATTGACACTACTATTGTTTCAGTAGATTCTATTCAGTTATTAGGTGATGATAAATTCTCTCTTACGGATGATGTAGACTCTCCAGTTATGTATTACCTAACTTTTGACGGAAATACCGAACCTAAGAAATTAATGTTCTTTGGAGAAAAAGGAACAGTAACTATTAATGATAAAGTTGAAGAATTTGGTTTTAAACCAACGGTTACCGGTTCTAAGAATCAAGAAGTAATGGATAAATTCAATGAAGTTGATAATCAATTTAAAATGAAACGTTTAGATTTCATTGCTAAAGATTTAGAAGCTCGTGCTAAAAAAGACAGTGTCTTAGCGGATAGTCTAGCTAAAGAATATAAAAAATTAGTTCGTCGTCGTTTCTTATTTACTACAAACTTTGCTATCTCAAATAAAGATAGTGAAGCGGCTGCATACATCGCTTTAACGGAATTATTCGATGCAAATATTTACTTATTAGATACGATTAATAATAGCTTAACAGATAAGGTTAAAGGATCTGATTATGGTAAACGATTGAATAAGTTTGTTACAGAAATCAAAGAAGCAGAAGCTAAAAAAACTGAATAGGTTAATAATAATTAACTCTTATAAAAATATAAAGCCTTTCTTTTCAGAAAGGCTTTTTTGGTCTTTTAGTTTAAGTTCAGTAGCATTCCCCCAAATTTTACTTTCCCTTAAAACATAGGATAGACCCATGGTGTAAATATATGAAAAAACTAAGAAACTATTGATTTACTGATTATTAACTAATTAGCATGAAATTATAGTATCATAAAATGATAAAATAGTACCAAAAAAGCAACACGGATGCATTAAAGTGTGTGACATTTACAAAAATTCAGTGTCAAAAGCATGAGTAAAATATGGATTGATTACTATCCTTTATCTTACATACTTATTAAATTAATAAGTAATTACTAGGGGCTTATATGCCCCTTTCTTTTTGCAGTCTTTTCAGTTTATAAATATTTCTTACATCACTTTCTTTACTTTTTTTCAATAGTTTTATTCTTACAAGAGATATTACATTTATAAACAATCAATAAGAAGTTTATCCTCTTTTCAATCATCAATTCAATCCAAAATGACTAACAAAAAATTCAAGCTTTGTATTACAATGGCTGGAGCAGTATCAGCTGGCGCTTATACAGCCGGTGTATTAGACTATTTATTAGAAACTTTACATCTTTGGGAAATTGCAAAAGAGAATAATCGTAAAATAGGACAAGGTAATCCTGGCTACGACAACTCTATTCCTATGCATGAAGTTGAAATTGATGTTATTAATGGAGCCTCAGCCGGAGGAATAACAGGAACGCTAGCTGTTTTAAACTTACTCGATAAAAATTATAATCATTACAATAGAGAAAATCCTAAAGGAGAAAACAATCGTTTTTATAAGAGTTGGGTTAAAATGGCGGACGATGACAAAGAAATAACATTGAATAAAATGTTACATCGAGATGATATTAAAGCTGGTGAAAAGCCAGAATCTTTGCTTAATACCAAAGCGATAGAATCAATAGCTGATGAAGCTCTACTTATAAAAGAGCAAAAGAATTATCCAAAATACGTCTCTAAAAATCTAGATTTAATATTAACTATTAGTAATCTACGTGGAATCAATTTTAAGGTAGATTTTGACGGAAGAAGTTATAATAGTTCAGGGACTACAATAACGAATCATGGTGGTTTTTTCAGATATAAAACTGTAAACAATAGTTATCCTAATAGAGGAATCCCTAAAAAAAATGACTCACTTTATCACGTCTTAGATCTAAAAAATCAAACAGATATTTCCGTTCTACGTAATGCTACATTAAGTACATCTGCTTTTCCAATAGGTTTAAAATCCAGACAATTAAATATTTACACCGAATATTTAAACCGTTACCCCAAATATCTATTCGGTAAAGATCGTTTACATGCCATTTCTCCTATCCTTAAAAATGAAAAATTGTATCATTTCAATTCTATCGATGGAGGGTTAATTAATAACGAACCGTATGGAATTGCTTTAAAAGTAATGCACGAGAAAAACGCTAATATTCTAAAGAATAAGGATAATAATTACGCAGTAATAATGGTTGATCCTTTTCCTAACCTAAATTCAACTGAAGAAAATTACACTCCGAAAAGTGATATTATTTCTGTAGTAAAAGGAATGTTTAAAGCCTTACGAAACCAAGTAATGTTTAATCAAGATGGAATTCTAGAGGCATTATCACTTTCTGATAGAACTAAATTCTTAATAGCACCCATACGTAAGGAAAAAATAGAAGGTAAATGGGTAAGAGCTCAAAATGATTTGGCCTCTGCTCCACTGAATGGATTTGCAGGATTTTTAGATGAATCATTTAGAGAACATGATTTTAAATTAGGTAGACAGAACTGTCAAACATTTTTGCGTTATTATTTTGCGGTAAAGGATGAAAATATTCAAAGTAGACTTCAATCTGATCCTACCAATGAAGCTAAAGATAGGTTCTCTTTTTCTGTGCCTCCAAAAGATCCAAACGCAAATAAATTTTATCCTATTATTCCAGATGTTCGTTTATTAAATGCTTTTAAAGACATCAGTGATAAGGAGAATTATGGTTCCGACGCTAAAATTCACTATCCGATTTACCCGAAGTTTGATACAAAACGTTTTGAAAAGACATTCAAAACACCTATCAAAAGGCGAATTTCATATGTAGTCAAAGGAATAAGTAATAGCAGAATGCTAACTTTTGGATTTAATAGACTTTTCAAAAACAAAGCTTATAATTACATCAAAAACACAATTGAAAAAGAATTAGAAGAAGCTCAGTTAATTAGAAAGGATTGATTTAAAAATAAAAACTCGGATATCGAGATATCCGAGTTTTCATTATAATCTGATAGATTTACTATTTCTCTGAAGAAATATATTTATTAACCAAATTTTCAAGGATGTCTAATGGTAATGGTCCATTGGTTAAAACAACATCGTGAAACTTTCTAATATCAAACTTATCACCAAGTGCCTTCTTAGCTTTTTCTCTTAGCTCAATAATTTTTATCATTCCTATTTTATATGCTGTTGCCTGACTTGGCATTACAATATGACGCTCTACCATTTTTACTGCATCTGCTTCAGCATTCGGAGTGTTATCCGTGTAATACTTTATCCCTTCTTCCCTTGTCCATTTTTTAGAATGAATTCCTGTATCTACTACCAAACGACAAGCCCTCCATAATTCCATGGCTAATCGTCCAAAATCTGAATACGGGTCAGAATAGAATCCCATTTCTTTAGGAATAAATTCAGAGTATAATCCCCAACCTTCAACATAAGCAGTATAGCGTCCAAATTTTCTGAACATTGGTACTTCTTTTAATTCTTGTGCTATTGCAATTTGCATATGATGCCCAGGTATTCCTTCATGATAAGCTAAAGCTTCCATCTGATAAGAAGGCATACTCGCCATATCATACATATTTGCATAATACGTTCCTGGACGAGAACCATCTATAGCTGGTTGTTGATAAAATGCTTTTCCTGCAGATTTTTCTCTAAATGCCTCCACAGCTTTTACTTGTAAATCTGCTTTTGGTTTAGTAATGAAAAGCTCATCTAATCTACCTTTCATTGTGTTAATCATATCCGTTGCTTTATCCATGTACTCTTTTCTACCTTCGTCTGTAGCTGCAAAATAGAATTGTTTATCCGTTTTCATAAACTGGAAGAACTCTTGTAATGTTCCTTTAAATCCTACTTTCTTCATGATTTCTTTCATTTCACTATGAATTCTTTTTACCTCTGAGAGACCTATGTTATGAATTTCATCAGCAGTTAAATTTGTTGTAGTAGTTCTTTGTAAAGCGTTATTATAAAATGCTTCTCCGTTCGGAAATTTCCAAGCACCATCGTCTGTAGTAGCAACATTCTGTTGTTCTTCAAGTGTACTAATGAGAGCCTTGTAACCAGCTAAAACATCTTCTTTTAATGCTTTCTTAGCTTGATCTATTAGTTCTTGTTTTTCTTTAGCTTCTAATTCAAGTTTAGCAACTTTAGTCTCAAAATCATTTAGCAATGTGCTCTTCTCATTAGAATTATCAAAAGGTTGACCTTTAATTAAATTTTTTGAATCGTCTAAAACTTTAGTAAAAACAAATTTTGGAATCATGATTCCCGCGTCTTGTCTCTTTTTTAGATTTTCAGAAAGTTGAATAAACATTGGTTTAATACCTTCTAATCTACAAATATAATCCTCAGCATCCTTTTGACTATTTATTTGATGCATATTGATTAAAAAGGCCGGAATCTCAGCTTGAGCTCCATGCATTTGATTTACTGGATATGTATATAATCTATATTTATCATCTTCGATGGTATTTTCTAAATTCTGTTTAAATAAATCGTAACTCAATTTAGTATTTACATCTAAAGCTTTACTATTTACAGAATCTGTAATCCATTTTAGCGCTTTCTTTGTTAAATCTAATTCTTTATCTAAAAAAGAATCTGATATATCATCCCATTTATCGGCATCTTTTTTTATTCCTAAATACGTTTGATACATTGGATGTAAATCTAATGATTGCTCAAACTGCTTTTGAAAAAATGCATTGACCTTAGCTGATTCTTTTTTAATTTCTTCATCTGAAGGAAGCTTCTCTTCAGTACTAGTTTTACAAGACATGCTAGTTACTAATAAGGATACTAAAACATGCTTTGATAGGTGCGTAAACTTCATTGTTAAATTGTATTTGAATTATAAAAATAGACAAAAAAAAATCGAAACAAATTTGTTTCGATTTTAATACTTTTAAGCCTCACCAGTGGTTCCTCCAAAATTCATAGGAATAGGTGGCTGCTCATAATCTTTTATCTCTCCATGTGCTTGTTCAAACTTTCTGACATTATCTAATAAGGCTTTTGTTAGTCTTTTAGCGTGCTGTGGAGTTAATATAATTCTAGATTTAACTTTTGCTTTTGGAACACCCGGCATAATGTTAATAAAATCAACAATGAATTCAGAAACCGAGTGATTAATAATAGCAAGGTTACTATACGTTCCTTCTGCTATTTCTTGATCTAATTCTATATTAATTTGTGGGTCTTTGTTTTCTTCCATTTTGAATATAGTATTAACTAAAAAGACCTCTTAGCGAGGTCTTTTTAAATTCTATTATAAGCTTTTTTCTATCTCCTCTTTAGGACCTACGATAATGTTATCATAAGATCTAAGACCTGTACCTGCTGGTATACGCTTACCTACAATTACATTTTCTTTTAATCCTTCTAGAGTATCAATCTTACCGTTTACAGCTGCTTCATTTAACACTTTAGTTGTTTCCTGGAACGACGCTGCAGAAATAAATGACTTAGTTTGTAACGAAGCTCTTGTAATACCTTGTAATACTTGCTCTGCTGTTGCAGGTTGAGCATCTCTTGCTGAAACTAATTCTTTATCTTGTCTACGTAAAATTGAGTTTTCATCTCTTAATTGACGCGAAGTAACTAATTGACCTGCTTTTAAGTTTTCAGAATCTCCAGCTTCTTCTACAACTTTCATTCCGTAAATCTTATCATTCTCTTCAATAAAGTCGTTCTTGTGCGCTAATTGATTTTCTAAGAATAAAGTATCTCCTGAATCGATGATTTTTACTTTACGCATCATTTGACGTACGACTACCTCAAAATGCTTATCGTTAATTTTCACCCCTTGTAAACGATATACTTCTTGTATTTCATTTACTAAGTACTCTTGTACTGCAGAAGGTCCTTTAATTCTTAAGATATCAGCTGGAGTTGTAGCTCCATCAGATAATGGCATACCCGCTTTAATAAAGTCATTCTCTTGAACTAAAATTTGGTTCGATAACTTCACTAAGTATTTCTTAATATCTCCAGTTTTAGACTCAACTATAATCTCACGATTACCACGTTTAATCTTACCGAAAGAAACAACACCGTCTATTTCAGCAACTACTGCAGGGTTAGAAGGATTACGTGCTTCGAATAATTCCGTTACACGTGGTAAACCTCCGGTAATATCCCCAGCCTTTCCAGACTTACGAGGTATCTTAACTAAAGTTTGTCCTTCTTCTACTTTATCTCCATTATCAACCATTAAATGAGCACCTACTGGTAAACTATACGAACGTAATGCGTTACCATCAGCATCTTCAATAATTAAAGATGGAATAATCTTTTTATTCTTAGAATCAGTAATTACTTTTTCTTGGAATCCTGTTTGTTCATCAACTTCTACAGAGTAGTTAATACCTTGCTCTAAATTGTCAAACTTAACTTTTCCTCCAAATTCTGAAACAATAACTCCGTTGAATGGATCCCACTGACATACAGCATCTCCTTTCTTTATTGACTTTCTATCTTTATCAAAAATGATAGAACCGTAAGGAATATTGTTAGTACTTAAAGTAATTCCAGTTTTCTTATCTACTATTTTGATTTCAGCAGTACGAGCAATTACGATATCAACTTCTTCTCCGTTAGTATCTTTACCGCGCACAGTTCTTAAATCTTCAATCTTAACATTACCATCGAACTTAGCTATTAACTTGTTATCCTCAGAAATGTTTCCTGCAACCCCTCCAACGTGGAACGTACGTAATGTTAACTGTGTACCTGGTTCTCCAATCGACTGCGCAGCAATTACACCAACAGCTTCACCTCTTTGAACCTTTTTAGCAGTAGATAAACTCTTACCGTAACATTGAGCACAAATTCCTCGTTTAGACTCACAAGTTAATGGAGAACGAACTTCTACTCTATCAATTCCTGACTCTTGTACTTTAGCTGCTAGTTCATAAGTAATTAATTCACCAGCTTTAACTAATACTTCGTCAGAAGTTGGGTGATAAACATCATGTAAAGAAACTCTACCTTCAATTCTGTCAGCTAAAGACTCAACAATTTCATCATTCTTCTTTAATGGAGTTACTTCTAATCCTCTTAAAGTACCACAATCAACCTCATTTACAATTACATCTTGAGATACATCTACTAAACGACGAGTTAAGTAACCAGCATCGGCAGTTTTTAATGCGGTATCGGCTAATCCTTTACGAGCACCGTGAGTAGAGATAAAGTATTCTAAAATTGAAAGACCTTCTTTAAAGTTAGAAAGAATCGGGTTTTCAATAATTTCTCCACCACCTGCTGTAGATTTTTTAGGTTTTGCCATTAATCCACGCATACCAGTTAACTGACGAATTTGCTCTTTAGATCCACGAGCTCCAGAATCTAACATCATAAATACAGAGTTAAATCCTTGTTGATCCTCACGTAAACGTTTCATCGATAACTCTGTTAATCTGTTGTTCGTAGAACCCCAAACATCAATTACCTGATTATAACGTTCTTTTTGAGTTAACATACCCATGTTATAGTTCATAACGATTCCATCAACTTCTTTGTTAGCTTCAGCAATCATTGTGTGCTTTTCTTCAGGAATAATGATATCTCCTAATGAGAATGATAATCCTCCTTGGAAAGCGAACTTATATCCCATTCCCTTAATAGCATCTAAGAATCTACCAACTGCAG
This genomic window from Tenacibaculum sp. 190524A05c contains:
- a CDS encoding DUF885 domain-containing protein; protein product: MKFTHLSKHVLVSLLVTSMSCKTSTEEKLPSDEEIKKESAKVNAFFQKQFEQSLDLHPMYQTYLGIKKDADKWDDISDSFLDKELDLTKKALKWITDSVNSKALDVNTKLSYDLFKQNLENTIEDDKYRLYTYPVNQMHGAQAEIPAFLINMHQINSQKDAEDYICRLEGIKPMFIQLSENLKKRQDAGIMIPKFVFTKVLDDSKNLIKGQPFDNSNEKSTLLNDFETKVAKLELEAKEKQELIDQAKKALKEDVLAGYKALISTLEEQQNVATTDDGAWKFPNGEAFYNNALQRTTTTNLTADEIHNIGLSEVKRIHSEMKEIMKKVGFKGTLQEFFQFMKTDKQFYFAATDEGRKEYMDKATDMINTMKGRLDELFITKPKADLQVKAVEAFREKSAGKAFYQQPAIDGSRPGTYYANMYDMASMPSYQMEALAYHEGIPGHHMQIAIAQELKEVPMFRKFGRYTAYVEGWGLYSEFIPKEMGFYSDPYSDFGRLAMELWRACRLVVDTGIHSKKWTREEGIKYYTDNTPNAEADAVKMVERHIVMPSQATAYKIGMIKIIELREKAKKALGDKFDIRKFHDVVLTNGPLPLDILENLVNKYISSEK
- a CDS encoding DUF3467 domain-containing protein, whose product is MEENKDPQINIELDQEIAEGTYSNLAIINHSVSEFIVDFINIMPGVPKAKVKSRIILTPQHAKRLTKALLDNVRKFEQAHGEIKDYEQPPIPMNFGGTTGEA
- a CDS encoding DUF4369 domain-containing protein, translated to MRNIIALLLVSLIAFSCSSEKKMGNMVVTGQIKGLKKGTLYLQKMIDTTIVSVDSIQLLGDDKFSLTDDVDSPVMYYLTFDGNTEPKKLMFFGEKGTVTINDKVEEFGFKPTVTGSKNQEVMDKFNEVDNQFKMKRLDFIAKDLEARAKKDSVLADSLAKEYKKLVRRRFLFTTNFAISNKDSEAAAYIALTELFDANIYLLDTINNSLTDKVKGSDYGKRLNKFVTEIKEAEAKKTE
- a CDS encoding S9 family peptidase encodes the protein MKNTILCSFLVGLCLVSCKESKKEELDSSKEIKQYSIKQMMDNESVFGGSFSSDNSKLLVTSNKSGIYNMYTVSTKDGTYTPITKSDSSSVYATSYFPKDDRMLFRMDDNGDEIYHIYKRDLDGTITELTPGKGVRSSFYGWSKDEKSFFYASNKRDSKYMDIYEMDLETFTSKMIYENKEGYDVSAISNNKKLFALNKTVNTNDSDLFLYDVTTKETVKINGTLSGNSAEDFSNDDKFFYYTTDANGEFTTLMKYDIQTKESTEVLKKDWDISGSYFTNKGKYRVTYINEDAKNVIEVQDVATGKNIELPSVDGKSITSVGFSRDESMMRFYAGGSNSPSNLYVYDLKTKDQKQLTDVLNDEINGDDLVSAKVIRYPSFDGVTIPAIYYLPHQASAENKVPALVWVHGGPGGQSRQNFSSRIQYLVNHGYAVLAVNNRGSSGYGKTFYKMDDKNHGEKDLQDCVEGKNWLAKQAEIDPEKIGILGGSYGGYMTMAALTYTPEEFAVGVNIFGVTNWMRTLKSIPPWWESFREALYKELGDPHSADSVRLKRISPLFHTDKVTKPLMVLQGAKDPRVLQVESDEIVAGVKKNGVPVEYVLFEDEGHGFAKKENQIEANSRILKFLDQYLKKKEPIEKSAL
- a CDS encoding DUF819 domain-containing protein, with the protein product MENQPFFSNDAIVFGILMISLGFVFYTESIKKGFWLKFYKIVPGLLMCYLIPAIFNSLGIISADTSKTYYIASRFLLPASLVLMTLSIDLKAIFNLGPKALIMFFTGTLGIVIGGPIAILLISLVSPETVGGVGFDAVWRGLSTLAGSWIGGGANQAAMLEIYQYNPEKYGGMVLVDIVVANIWMALLLIGIGKSDKIDNWLKADNSAIEELKRKVSSFTEKVSRNPSLTDLMILLALAFGAVGIAHWGAESISSFLTENVSAVADKSSALSSFSSKFFWMITIATAIGIGLSFTKAKNYEGAGASKLGSVFIYVLVATIGMKMDLSKIIENPGLIAIGLVWMAIHAGLLILVAKLIRAPYFFLAVGSQANVGGAASAPVVAAAFHPSLATVGVLLAVFGYVVGTYGAILCTILMEIASKVV
- a CDS encoding DUF2490 domain-containing protein, coding for MKRRLLALLALFVFCQINAQQNPEKELGIWYMYNGSHKISDKFSIKSMAHFRFFEIGEDMQQYILRFGLNYKIDNTLSATLGYAFLDTDTTFGLDGGTFGDHRIYEDLLANHKISKLSFAHRLRAEHRFFNSQTGHLLRYQLGLSYPIAEKWSTYIYDEVFFDFDGGDAYNQNWFGLGFKYQLSKVAKLQLGYMSININNQNLDRIQLGIAISTDHRKKKK